A region of the Myripristis murdjan chromosome 10, fMyrMur1.1, whole genome shotgun sequence genome:
GCCCGTAGACATTGGAGGAGATCCAAGCCTCTCTTTTTATCTCAGTCCAGCTGCCATTCTCAGGGTTAATGCAGTACTCACAGCGCTCCTCTACAGACTGGGGCAGAGAggacaaacaaataagcaaCATGTAGCTGGGTTACTATTTTGTACATTGGCAAATACATAGGGGAGCAGACGTGTTACCATGAGGCGAGCGTGGCTGATGTTCCACGTTAGTGTGGTCATGGTCCTGGTCTGAGGGTCCACAATGGAGTCCTCAATGATGTACGCTGAGCTGGCCATGTGCTTCGGGAGGTATCGCTCCATCCAACGAGGTGCCCGGCTAGTTTTGGTCAACAGACGTCTGGAAATGAGGCAGTTGGATGGAGTCACCTCCCGAAATAGAATGTCCTCAGTCAAAACATGGTTactggagggagaaaagaggatgtcaccttgagaaaaaaagcaaacttttCTGTGTGCTGTATTTGTCTCTCTCACTAGGTGGGGTAAGAGTTATAGACTGCTTCACCAGCTCAGCATAGACACAATACTGACTATCTCTAATATGCAGTCTGGTTGAAGAAGATTATGCAAAAGTCAGAGGTGAAGGTGTATCTACAATTAATTCACTACCTCTACAGCTTACCTGTAAGGGTTCGGATATCGTTGCCAGAATGCAACACAAACTTGGTCCCATGAACTTTTTAGTAAACCTGCACAGCAGAAATATTTCACCATTGTTCCCTCCTTTCACTTTGGCAAGACTCTGTGGAGATAAGTGAGGTGCGTTAGGGAGCCAGACCTACATGTTGTGAGATTTATGCACCTGctataacatgaaaaataaaacaggaatagTTTGTGTGACTAACGCTGACCGGTTATGGTAAACACATTCAATCTAGAGCGTAACCCCCATCAATGTaagggaaagagaaacagatctAGGATTTTAGAGCTAAATCAGTAAGCACAACCCATCTATAAAGGAGGCAAAGTCCAATCACAGCCAACGGGGATTTATATCATTTACTCAACAAAGCCAGCGCAGACATCTACACTTAAAAACGTACAAACTATCCATATTAAACCCAGTCTTTACGGATTTAATTCATCAGAGCTTTACAATGTAACAGTGAACAATGTCAAGTTTCCACATTGTAATAAACAGTTAAGCAAGGCGTAGATGAACAGAGATAACTCTGCCACAAGTAAACTAAGGATACGTTTATCTAACCAACGTTAGCCAACCTTCCTACATTAATGCTACTTCCTTCACCCTCCTGTTAcccttttttttcattagttggGGTCAATTGGATCCCAGCATCTTTaacctccagaaaaaaaatacaatcaagtGTTGATATTTCTAGTATCTTTTATACAGCATGGGATCAAACTGCCCCCCTAAGTAAAATGCGTATAGGACATCGAAAACACATCATCTTGTTAATTCTATGTCTGCCTGCAAATTAGGAGAAgtaattaaatatgaagcaaaacagTGATCTTGTTTaaagatgttaaacactgagtGGGGTCAAACTGATCTCAAAGATAATAGGAGAGTTAAAATGACAGCCATCACATGTAAGTCAAGGCACAAACCTGTCAAATACATTCACTATCCAACCTGCC
Encoded here:
- the prelid1a gene encoding PRELI domain containing 1a encodes the protein MVKYFCCAGLLKSSWDQVCVAFWQRYPNPYSNHVLTEDILFREVTPSNCLISRRLLTKTSRAPRWMERYLPKHMASSAYIIEDSIVDPQTRTMTTLTWNISHARLMSVEERCEYCINPENGSWTEIKREAWISSNVYGLSRAIQEFGLARFKTSVTKTMKGFEYVLAKMQGETPSRTLAETATERARETALAAKEKAKGLASHAQKKQYV